ATTCGGCCCGGCCGCCGCGCACCTGGCCGCAGCCGGGTACGATGTGATCGATATCAATTTCGGCTGCCCAGTGAAAAAGGTGCTGGGGCGCTGCCGTGGTGGCTTCCTGCTCAGTCAGCCGGAGATTGCGCTGGAGATCGTGTCGCGCGTCCGCGAGCATGTCCCGCCCGAGCGGCCGGTGACGGTGAAGATGCGGCGTGGGCTCGACGATTCGCAAGAGAGCCGCGACAAGTTCTTCACGATCTTCGACGGCGCGTTCGCCCGCGGCGTCGCGGCGATCACGGTACACGGCCGCACGGTCGAGCAGCGCTACATCGGGCCCAGCCGGTGGGAGTTCCTGCGCGAAGTGAAGCAGCACGCGGGCACGCGGACCGTGCTCGGCAGCGGCGACCTGTTCTCGGCCGAAGATTGCCTGGCCATGATGCGCGAAACGGGGGTCGACGGCGTCACGGCCGCGCGCGGCGCGATCGGCAACCCGTGGATCTTCGCGCAAACGCGAGCCTTGGCCGCAGGGCTACCGCTGCCGGCTCCCCCCAGCGTTCACGAGCAGCGCGAAGTGATTCGCGAGCACTACCGTTTGGCCGAACAGATTTATGGGCCGAACGCCTGCGGCCGGCAAATGCGCAAGTTCGGGATCAAATACGCGCAATTGCATCCGCAGGCACTCGAGGTGCGCGACGCGTTCATCCGCGTCAGTCGCGCTGACGAGTGGCCGCTGGTGCTCGAAGAGTTTTACGCCGAGGATCGACCGGGCAACTATGCGCCGGCCGGTCCGGATGGCGCCGTGGCCGAGGATGCTGAATGCGTCGACGCCGCGTGAAGGGCCGCTTCGAGTTCTTCGCGAACCGTAGCGTCGGTTTCGTGTTTTAGGCGCTGACGTAGCGCTGCCGCGATCGTGCTTCCTCCGATTTGACCCAAGGCCCAGGCGCAGGCGCCGCGCACGAGCGATTCCGTGTCCGCAAGACCCGCGACGAGCGCCGAGACGGCCTCGCCGCAGCGCCTGTTCCCCAGCACGAGCGCCGCGTTGCGCAGCAGGCCGCGCCGCTTCGCACGCCACAATGGTGTGTCCCGGAAGCGGGCGCGGAAGCTCTCGTCACTCAATGAAAAAAGCGGGATCAACTCCAGCGGCCGCGAGCCCTCGTGCGGCTGCAATGCCGGCTCGTCACTCTCGGGCGCCCGGCGGTTCCACGGGCAGACATCCTGACAGACGTCGCATCCGAAGACCCAATCGCCTAACCCAGAACGCAATTCCATCGGCACCAGCTCGCGCAACTCAATGGTCAGGTAACTGATGCAGCGGCGGCTGTCGAGAACGTACGGAGCGACGAAGGCCTGCGTCGGGCAAGCGTCCAAACAGGCGGTACACGTGCCGCAATGATCGGCCGCGTGCGGGGCGTCGTAGTCAAGTTCGACATCGGTCAGCAGCACCGCCAAAAAAAACCAACTGCCGATCTCGCGATTCAGGAGCAGCGTGTTCTTGCCAATCCAACCCAACCCGGCCAGTTGGGCGAACTCCCGTTCCAAGAGGGGCGCCGAGTCGACAATGCCCCGCGCTAGAGCCGTTGGCACCTTGGCGCGCAAGGCTTCACGGAGTATGCCCAGTCGTTCGTGAATCAGATCGTGATAATCCGCGCCCCAGGCATATCGCGAAATGCGCCCCTGTCCCGGCTCCGGTGTTACCGGTTCCGCAGTGCGATAGTTCATCGCCAGCACGAGCAAGCTGCGCGCCCCGTCGAGCACGTGGCGCGGATGCTCGTAAGCCGCCTCG
This genomic stretch from Pirellulales bacterium harbors:
- a CDS encoding tRNA-dihydrouridine synthase, whose amino-acid sequence is MSSPLPDLRIGHVNVGFPVVQAALSGYSDYAMRAIARRLGATYALCEVVLDRIIMQTRRKERLRFMHVADDDHPVGGQLMGSDPEEFGPAAAHLAAAGYDVIDINFGCPVKKVLGRCRGGFLLSQPEIALEIVSRVREHVPPERPVTVKMRRGLDDSQESRDKFFTIFDGAFARGVAAITVHGRTVEQRYIGPSRWEFLREVKQHAGTRTVLGSGDLFSAEDCLAMMRETGVDGVTAARGAIGNPWIFAQTRALAAGLPLPAPPSVHEQREVIREHYRLAEQIYGPNACGRQMRKFGIKYAQLHPQALEVRDAFIRVSRADEWPLVLEEFYAEDRPGNYAPAGPDGAVAEDAECVDAA
- the queG gene encoding tRNA epoxyqueuosine(34) reductase QueG, with product MDRAALTTYLKQTARELGFDLAGACPAVPAAGFEHLRDWLAQGFAGEMHYLAKREAAYEHPRHVLDGARSLLVLAMNYRTAEPVTPEPGQGRISRYAWGADYHDLIHERLGILREALRAKVPTALARGIVDSAPLLEREFAQLAGLGWIGKNTLLLNREIGSWFFLAVLLTDVELDYDAPHAADHCGTCTACLDACPTQAFVAPYVLDSRRCISYLTIELRELVPMELRSGLGDWVFGCDVCQDVCPWNRRAPESDEPALQPHEGSRPLELIPLFSLSDESFRARFRDTPLWRAKRRGLLRNAALVLGNRRCGEAVSALVAGLADTESLVRGACAWALGQIGGSTIAAALRQRLKHETDATVREELEAALHAASTHSASSATAPSGPAGA